One Polynucleobacter sp. MWH-Spelu-300-X4 genomic window carries:
- a CDS encoding CoA pyrophosphatase, protein MSSDDLTLQPSSLEQRKPRVPSFDPQAMPVVARDTHLSPVERHLLSITGMRQRFLEDKEWAVELTDENRSVLAAKNAMAAGRGGVPTPAAVLVPMVAYEDELKILLTKRTSHLHDHPGQISFPGGRTDPEDVSPEHTALREAQEEIGLPESYVEILGRLPHYLTITGYQVTPIAALVKPGCVYQPDPFEVDEIFEVPMSFLMNPHHHERRMWQSPEGARQFYSMPYENKFIWGATAGMLRNLYHFLRA, encoded by the coding sequence ATGTCATCGGATGATTTAACCCTTCAGCCATCAAGTCTTGAACAGCGAAAGCCGCGCGTACCAAGTTTTGATCCGCAGGCTATGCCTGTGGTAGCAAGGGATACACATTTAAGTCCAGTAGAGAGGCATTTGTTGTCGATCACTGGGATGCGCCAACGTTTTTTGGAAGATAAGGAGTGGGCGGTTGAATTAACCGATGAAAACCGCTCGGTCTTGGCAGCTAAAAATGCAATGGCGGCGGGTCGAGGTGGTGTACCAACTCCGGCTGCTGTATTGGTGCCGATGGTGGCTTACGAGGATGAGCTTAAGATTCTCTTAACCAAGCGAACCAGTCATCTCCATGATCATCCCGGCCAAATTAGTTTTCCTGGGGGTAGAACGGATCCTGAAGATGTTTCTCCTGAGCATACCGCTTTGCGTGAAGCCCAAGAGGAAATTGGATTGCCTGAGAGTTATGTAGAAATTTTGGGGCGCTTACCGCATTACTTAACAATTACTGGATATCAGGTGACGCCTATTGCTGCCTTGGTAAAGCCGGGCTGTGTGTATCAACCTGATCCATTTGAAGTTGATGAGATTTTTGAAGTGCCGATGAGTTTTTTGATGAATCCTCATCACCATGAACGTAGAATGTGGCAAAGTCCTGAAGGTGCGCGACAGTTTTATTCTATGCCTTATGAGAATAAATTTATCTGGGGTGCAACTGCGGGTATGCTACGTAACCTTTATCATTTTTTAAGAGCATGA